The Heterodontus francisci isolate sHetFra1 chromosome 12, sHetFra1.hap1, whole genome shotgun sequence genome includes the window GTGATAATGTAATAATGATAATAAGGTGGGAGTGAAGAggggagtgcgggggtggggggtaatGGCAGCCACAAGTATTACACACCTAAACaagaaaaaggggaaattaaactgTGAGGAACATATAGGCCTCTGTTTCTCTTATCTCAGTTGTGGGTAAACTTCTAGCAGAATATTTCCAACCAGTTGTTGTGGATCAGCCACTGGAATCAGACTCTGCTTGATTTTGAATCAATGGGGATGAAAATTGGGTGTTTTTTATAACAAGCGGACAATCCACAATGCAAGTTTTACGCCCGGGTGGAAAGTTGAAAATCTACTTACCAGAGAGTATAATATAGGATGATGTTAGTGAATGCTATTGGCAAATGAGGGCCAGGGGAGGGCAGTGAACACAGAATTACAAAGAGCCAGTCATGCTTAACTAATTTCTATGAGTTTTTTGAGAATATCGTAGCATGCATAGATAAAGGGACCGTGTTAAGTGTTATGTACATGAATTTTCCATAAGGTATTTGATAAATGCCAGGAAAGAACAGAACCACATGTAACCACACCACACCACCCCTGGTTTTAACATCACCCACTTGGCAGGTATGCCGTATCTTCGGGTTGGAGGCCCATTGACTTCAGTGGAGTGGTAGATTGGGTGGGTGCAAAATGGGACATCTAACTTGAACCCGTCCTGGTCCTGCTAGATATGTTAGGTTAAAATCAGTGCTTGTATTACTAAAATGTACTGAGATTCAAAATTCTTAACATTGTtttccaaattcctccatggtgtggcccctccctatctctatagttTCCTCCGGCCctaacaaccctccgagatatctgcgctccagcAACTCTGGCCTCTTATGTATTGTCGATTTTCACACTCCCCCATTGGCAGCTGTGACTTCAGGGCCTAAGCCCAAAGTGccaaaatttcctccctaaacctcttcgcatctgtacctcgctctcctcctttacaACACTACTTAAAATTTACCTCCTTAACCAAAGTTTTGGCGACCTGGTCTAgttatatttccttatgtggctcatttcaaatcttgtttgataatgctcctgtgaagctctttACTACCTTAAAGacattatacaaatgcaagttgttattgttatagTTGCACAAATAGAAGGATGGCTAAGGTTATGAAGCTGACTGCAGTGGGGGAGAATATCACTAGATgtttttcagattagcaggatgcgAGTAGTTGCATGTGCTAAGATCACTTGTGTTTTCCATGGATAGAAATGAGTTGAACATGAGCACAAGAGAAAAGTGGACAAACACTTCAAGCAAAGATCcaggggctatggggagagaacaggcaTTGGTTTTGGATTGCTTCGTTAAGGTGTGACAAAGACTTCAGATCATGGGCTAAATGGTTTCCTGTGCTGTTTGGTTCTTGTCTTTTATTTTTCTCAACTTTGGTGATGCCTTGCACTACGAGCTTAGATGTTACCTCTGCCAGGCTCGATAGAATAATTCGTCAGCTTAAAGTACACCAGTTGTGCTATATTTTCCATTCCCATGTTCAACATGTGACAGTGAGAGATTAAGAATGAATGCTGGGTGTGTTACCTAGACATTTTAGTTGACCAGTGTATTATCCAGAATGGAACTGAGATATAGAGATCTAGAAAGTCCCAGTCTGCGCTGAGTTAgctgaaaaatgtgcagggctatggagaaagagtagtggagtgggactaatcggatagAGCTTTCAATGAGCCGGCagaagcacaatgggctgaatagcctccttctatgctggaaGATTCTTTGATCTTGGTGGAGACAGAGGCAGGAGGCTGTACAATTAGCTTCAGTGCTACTATTCTATAGAGGGGCAAAAAGAAAAGATCAGCCAGCAATTTTGCTCAATTCTCCTGTCAGAAAATTTGCAAGAATGTACATTGAGTGAGAGCAAGATCTGGTATGGTTACTTTCCCTCCTCCAAAGTAAACCATCCTGCTAACAACTAATGTAAGGCTTGGACTTGAAGAATGTGGTGAATGAGTTACTGCAGTCTCATGAGTAAGATGGGGTGAGGTAATCTTCAACTACACCTTCCAACCCCATCAATCTCTACCAGCGAGAAGTACGAGAAGCAAtattatgggaacaccatcacctccaggtcacacagcatcctgactcagacatagatcaccattccttcattgtcactgggtcaaaatccaggaactccctacctaacagcaccatgggagcaccttcaccccaaggactgcagcagttcaagaagaattaCTAATATATAGAGGTGGGCAAAAGGTTCAGTCTTACCAGTGTTGCAAACATCCCTGGAACACATTATTTTTTAAAGAAGTGGGAATGGTAGAACAGGCACAGCCCTAGTGGGGAAATGAATTGTCTTGTAGACAGAAAAAAGGTCTAATTTGAATAATTACTATGCAATTATTACACTGCACCCTATGATTTCTGACGCTGTGTCTTTATGCAAATTAACAGGTTTTGTCAAATGCTTTTCGATAGACAATGGGGTAGATCTGGACTTTAACAATGgtgtaaaatgggcaatagcaGGTCGGCAACTCATTTTACATCTCTGCTGATTTTTGAAGTCAGTAGAAATTAAAGAGACACGGAATGGGCTGCTGACTGACTATTGCCAATCTTACACTATCACACTAAGTCAAGAACTACCCGAGTTCCGAGTTTCCCCAATGTTAAACGACATCTCCTTTTCAACAAATGGGGCCTGACTGCTAGCAGGTCTCAATCATACATTGCAATCAACTGCCACCATAATGCACATGAGAGCAAACAAGAGGGATTCGTCTGTCAGTTCTGAACTCTCCTTCTCTAACCCAGTGGGGAGCTCTGGACTCCTGCTGCTGGCTGCATGAGCAAATCTGGGAATTCATCAACAACCTCCTTACTGTACCTCCCTACCACTGCAAGCCTGACACTCCTAAGGTAGTGGGATTGGCCACTAAGTAAATGGAATGAGTGGAACTGGCCATAAAACAGCAGATAGTCTGGCTGCCCCAGAACTCCAGGTGACACTGCACCTTTACATGAGTAACGCATTACTCCCTGGACATCGGCATCAGGCTCAGAATTCTAGAGGGTGCAGGAATGTTACTGGACACAGTCAATATACCTGGATGGCACAAATGAGGAAGTATTTTTCACTGTGTCTGGCTTACACATGGACCTTACACATAACGAAAGTCATTCTTGAATTTTTTTTGTCGCCTCATCTTCTGTTTACCTATCTGCGCTCCATATTAGAAAAACGATATAGAAACACTGGGAAAGGTGTAAATAAAAACTGAGAGGTTACAACtatcaagaaagactgaacaggctggagctattttctctagaaaagagaaggctgagggagaacctcatggaggtctttaaaattctgaagggatttgatagggtagatgtagagaagacacTTTTGGGGGAActcaaaaataaaacaaataaatgtCAGATTGTGAatgataaatccaataagaaattcaggtgAAACATCTTTAAACAGAGTGGTTCGAATGCAAACTTCACTACCGCATGGAGTAATTAAGCCGAATAGGGTGGAGACATTTAACAGGAAGctcgataagtacatgagggagaaaggaataaaaggatatgttgataagaTGAAGTATGGTGGGAGAAGGCTCTAATGGATCATAAACACTGGTTTAGATCAGTtgagctgaatggtctgtttctgtgctctacATCCTGTATAATTCTATTTTTTCTGTGTTATACCTGATATAGCTAATTCAAAAACATCGGTCATTTTTTGTTTCATTTAAAGTAGATAATATAATTGATGTTGTTTAAGTTTTAAGGGTATATACCCTTCTAAGTCCTTGCTAGTCCCAACTGGCTTTGTTCAATAGGCTGGGTGGGCACTCTATTTCAAGCCCAATACCAACATCACCCTACTAGGCCACTTGGTGATTCACTTTATCACAAAGGAGCTGAATACAAAGAGAAGGAAGTTATACTTCagttgtatggagccttggtgagaccccatctggagtacattgttcagttctggtcactacaactCAGGAAGGCTGTGGAGGGGTTACAGCATAGATTCATCTGGGACTTAgagtgttaaattatgagggctggtcgcataaacttggcttgtgttcccttgagtatagaagattagggGGAAATCTGATAAAGATATTTAAAATATTGAAAGGATTCAATAAGTTTCATACAGTGAAACTATTTGCTGTGGTGGGGAAATCAGAATAgaaggacataatcttaaaattagagccagagcaTTAAGGAAGGAAATCAGGAaccattttttcacacaaaggataatagaaatctggaacttttaccccaaaaggctgtggatgcaggATCAGTTTGAACTTTTTTGTGAGGTAGGTTTGTTAGCTAAGGGTACtgaggaatatggagcaaaggcaggtgacTGGACTTTGGGTACTGACTGAATGGCAGAGgagggtgaatggcctcctccttgttcccctctctcttacagggTGGTCTGGCTCAACCAAGCCCCTGCTCACATCAATGTGGCAGAGATCCAAATCTCACCAGATTGCGGTGGAGGAATTAATTTGTATCTGGTTTCTATTGATCCACCAAATGTTGGAATTCCTGGAAGAGTGTGGCGCTAATGCTACAAAGCAGTAAAAATGTAATAAAAAACTACCGTACCCTTCATTGAGTGCTTTGGTTTTCTCCATGTCCTGAATTACATTCAAAAGGACTTTAATCTTGTGTTCGTTTGACTGTAAGGTATCCTCTATGAACTGCATTCTGCCTTGTAGGTCACATAGGTCCCTCTGTGTCAGATGTATTTGATTAATTTCCTTAATCCTTTTGCTCGTTTGAGATTTTATTTCCATGTTACAGGAAGCTGTATGATTACGAATGGTTTTTGAAGAGCTTTCAGTGCCCGAGAGGCCTGCCTTGACATCACTGAGTGAGCACAACTGTAATTTGGAAACATCCGTGCCCATTTGATCACTGTTCCCTGTGCAGTCAGGAGAAAGCTCTGAATAGTCCAGCCAAACTTCCTTCTTGCAGTGACATGAGCCTCTGGTCTCAGCTGCAGTAGACTGCAGTATGGATGCTGGATCAAGTTTGTGCAGACTAGAACAATTTGGGTGTGCACGAGTCCTGCACTGGATATTTTCAGGCGGGGAGGCACCTTCTTTGGAATGGGGATGGCCAGTGTCTGATGGGTTGCCCGAGACCATTGATTTCTCAGAGTTGTGTGCACCtgtggacatatctgggcaattgcgTGAAGCTGCTACCTCTTGCAGTGTGTCTTGTAGTTTAGGATCAGATGTTTGCAATAAAGGTTTCCTCTTGACTAAGCTGTAGATGCTCGGTTGGGGCGATGACCTTGTTGGTCTTTTAGTTCCTTTCTCTTGAGTTTGGCCCGACTCTGTTTGTTTAGATTGTGTTGCAGTGTCCGTAACTTCCGAAGCCAGACCATTCCCTGTGAGATTAACCCCAGTGGCTTTCACTGATTCCATTGACATTGACCCTTTGCCCAATCTCGTGGTGTTCTTCAGTTTTCCCTTGaactttggaaggtgctttctcagACTCGGTGATGTCTGAATAGCGATGCTTTTGAGGACACCTTGCGGCTTTGTAATCACTAGTGAACAGTTGGCCAGTCCTCGAGGCCTGGAGGTTTGTGCTTTCCCTTTAAGTGTGGTTTTCCCTTCAGTCCTTTCTCTCATATTGGACATGCATTCCTCTTTGAAGTGCACCTGCTGAACTTTGCTCTTGTGTTGGTGGACCTGCCTAACAAAATCAGCAGTATCTTGACCTTCTCGCTTGAGTACAAGGGAACGTGCCTTTGGGTTCTGCAGTGGAGCACGGTTACATCTCAAAGGCTCCAAATAATTGCTTTCCTTACGACCCATCGCAGTGCTCAGCGGAAAGGGGAAAGGTTGTGACCCAGCATGGTGCAAAAAATGATGAATTGCAGGAGGAAATATTTCCTCTGCCAAAACTGATAAAGTCAATGTAATTCAAACTAAACTAGACTGCAAGGTCAATGGGCAACCTCTGGTCACCTTGTTATGGTTGTCCATTATGTTCATTAAACTGAAGGAAAGACAACTGCAGAACGCAGACAATACCATTAGTTCTGCTCACGGTGAAGTTGAGAAAACCGACCGATGGAAAAAGGGGTGAGAAAAAAACATTTTGTCAGAAGTTGAAAGTACACATCAGAAAGCAGTTGTAAAGACCTTAACATCAGGGAGTCATTTAACATCGTACAAGCTGTGCTTTGTGGCTTTGCAATTCCTGGCAGCGCCCATTGTAAAATGTCACACAAGCTATTTAGAGAGCTACCAGCATGTCGTCACATACCTACAGAGGGAAAATGTAGCAACCAAAGGGGTTCTGTATGGTCGATTGCAAATGAGAATGGGACTTTCTCAGGTTTCTGAGAACAGTTGGGTCAGCACAATGCGAGAAGCCACAACAGCTCATGTGACAACTGTCACAGGTCGACCCCCTTTCTTGTGATGATACATTCGAGCTGGCTCCTCTGAGAGCAGCGTCCATCACGGAGAGTCTTTTCTCCTTCAGCGAGCAAAACCCAATCAGCTCCAAGTCAGGGGAAGAAAGATCACTGCCGTTCGATTAAATCGAAACCTGGTTGTTAAATGATGTTTATTGGAATATATCCCATTGATTTCTGCTGCATGCCAGGTGAAGGTTGCAGATACAATTTTCAGTGACTCTGAAATTTGGTTGCAGGCCTGAAAAAATCACCAGGACACTTGAGAACACATTGGACTGTTGGCTGTGGAAAATCATATTTGTTTCTGGTaaaaggaatataaaaagaaaatTATTTAATGTTTTGCTCAGGCTGAACATTTCAATTCAGGCAAATAAGGATGTGATTTTTAAATCCAAAACTCCTTCTATGCTGGTAGGTCTGTGATCTGCTTCAACGTCTCATTTTACATGAAAATGGAGTCAGGAAGAGAGCATGAATAAGTTATCTGTCAAATTTCATGGAAAAATAAATCCCTCTCAATCGTCCAATCCCTTGGATATCCATTGTATTCGCCCAAAATGTTCCCACACACTGCATTCCACTGCTTCTCTGGACTGTCCCTCCTACACCCTGTGTGTAAATCCATTAAATCTAAACTGTCTATGGACCTATCCCCTTCCAAGGTGGGAGTTCCTAGGCTGTATAGTCTGTCAGTCAGTGCTCCTAAATCCATTCCTTTAAGATTTTACTGATGACAATGGGTTAATCTTGGTAATTATATAAATATTTGTCCACAGCACCCTCTAAAGGCTCAATTGCTAAAGGCTTTGTTTTACTGTCCATGAGCTTCTAGGTTCTATTCCTGGTCTTTGCTGAATTAGTCAATCTCAGCTGAGATACTCATCAGCCTGAGATTCTCAGAGGGACCAGTGGACCAGGTATTCTCATCTTttgtcactatccagtgacccctgctaaAAGAAAATGCATATGTGTGCATGCCTGTTTGTGTGGACACTGGAAGAGGAtgggattgggctcagctgtgacgCTTCCCAAGGTCCAATAGCTGCCCAACACTCTCTCTTCTCGGGCAGTTCATGAAAAGAGACAAATTGGAGGCAACACTGAAGGGAAGAATGGTGCTGGTGTGATTGTACTCTAGCAAGACTTTACTCTAGGGCCTCCAAGCTGAGGGGAGAGGAAAATAACAATGGAAAACTTTAAAACAATAAACACAATTTTAAAACTAAATAAGAGTAAATGGAGAAGAGTTAACAGTGAACCGCCACCCTTCGCCTATTTTTATTTACCCTGTAAGTTTAATTGGGGATGTATAAAATAACTTGTATGAATACAaaaccttttatgacctcaggatgtctgtcctaaagtgcttcacagtcaatgaagtatttttgttgAGTCACTGTTTTATTGTAGAGCAATTATTTCCTGTTTTCTAAGCTGTAAGAACTAGGCAGCCCTGTGCTGTATTACACAGATCACTAGAGCTGGCCAACTCTCCAGGGttatcctggagtctccaggaactgAAAATTACTCTCCTGGACAATCCAGCAGGCAACCAGGAGAAAAATCAAAGGGCCGTTAAATACAATTGCATTTCTATTTCCTTTTCTTAGAACACTTCTATCTGTTAGTTATAACTCGGTTTTTGACTGGGTAGGGTATGGGAAGCAGGTGGCCATATGATAAAACCTCCAGGGATACATCCTACTCGAGTTGGCATCCCTGAAATACAGTAAGTAATAATTAACACGAGTGTGTGTTCCATACATGCATTTACTCATGTGTCGCTGTTTTGGACTGGAGCTGTACACCATTTCCAAGGCTGCGATTCCTGACAAATGACCCAATACTAACATTAAGCTTGTGGACCTGCTCTCAATTATTCTGATGTAGCAAGCATGCAACAGACCCAGTCTACAGAAGAAGATACACAGCTGTTAACATGCTGTTAACCAGAGAACTGTTAGCTTTTACTTAAAGGATGCTGTAGCATTTTGTCTAATTAGGATAGCAGAAGGAACAGCTGTAAGGAAAGAGGTATATAAAACACTCTACCCTTTTTATAGAGAATGCTGATGATAATGTACTGAATTTACACAGTGCATCACTGGTTCATTGACAATGACAGTATATATTTAACATATAAAAGATAATGGATTTTTTCAACACAAACGTGAATTAAAAGCTAGATTGTATGTACAGTACCTGATCAGTGCTAACTAAGCAAGCATTCAGATCGGGAAATTGCCGACAACTGGCCTTACTGTCCTTGGATTGGGGGGGGATGGTGAAGGGAATATTAGCCTGGACTCTTGCTCCTAATTACTGTCCAGTCACCCATGCTGGAGTGTGGGCGTTGGCATAAAGACAGTAGCTGTCGCTACTGCTCGTTGTCTAGGCTGAGAAGTGAAGAAAGGATAGTGAGTGAAGACACCTAGTCTCCTGGAATCCTGTCCCAGCAAAGGTTAGCATCTCAAGAAGAGGAAAGGAGAAGTGAATTGGGGTAAAAGAATAAGAAAGCCTCAATTTGCACAACACTGTTAGAAAGGAAATTCCAAGATTGAATCTTGCTTGGAACTATTCAAAGCCTATCAGCATCTTTATAAGACCAACGTATTCCGTGATAATGAAAGCTCTATAAATTGCCAGTTTAAAGTAGAATGGTGCAACATATCCTTAACCTTTACCAGCAGCTTTTAGCTGGCAATAAAATCCATAGTCAGAGGTCTGCTAGAAGTGGGTCAACTCTAAGAAAGGAAGATTACAAGATAAACAGGGATAAGGAAGGCTATTCAGCTCATCCGACCCATTCATCCTACATTCTCCACCTCACCGCCCCATTCCTCCTCATGACATCCAATTGCTTCTTAAAGGATTCCAGACTTTTCAACTTCATGACTCTGCCCAGGGTGGGGTGGTCAATTTCATGTGCTGATCACTCTTTGTTTATGATTTGAGTTACAGTCTCTGCCACCCACTCCCCACCCATCTAACTCTGTCTAGACTGAGAGTTGAAAGAGAGAAGTAAAGCTTCCATCTCAACCTGCTTCACTTCTAAATAGAGGGCATTTTCCCCCACCTCTGAAAATCTGTAATACTTCATAGTGAAGCAGAATGGGTTGAATGAAATCTTGGCGCAAAGTTATATCGCTCCAGTCAAATACTTCCTTTCCCTAGCTTCAAAACACTTTCAGAGGGAAAAATAAAAGGATAAAGTGTGAAAGTTGGATATTACGTTAAGTTGGGGGAGGAATATTTCATCTTTTGTTCACTTTGAAGACTCCCCACACCAGCCCTCCCGGCCCAGTGgctgcagatcaccatcgagcaatTCTCCTATGCCTGTATCACCGACTAAAATGTTTTTCTTTTTGCCTCCCCATcccaccccctacccccccccccccccaccccctctctcctacCACATTCTGCCAGCTCCCTGGACATTGATTTCTGAGAGATGGCAGTAATTTGAGGCTGCCTCAATCCCACTATTGGTGCTGGGGAAGCTGAGATGGGACTGGGAGAGAACTCGGCAGAAGAGATAGGATTGAACAACCTTGAGCGGGCCACCTTTTATATGATACATTACATCAAACACACGCAGATATGGAGCAGAAAACAGATGTGAAGATCAAGTAATTAACGCACAGACCCTTTCTGAGAACGTACCTGCACTTCATAGATCATTAAAGACATAGGTTTGACACTGACTTAGAATGCTGATTCAGTGTAGACATGGAGGTTAAAGCACATCACAGGTCTGTTCAAAAGCATTTAATGAGTTGCCCACTATTAAAAGCTGCATATGCTTTATGATTAAGTGCAAGTTCTACAGGTTAATATTGTTACTGAAAGACTGCTCACCTGCCAGGTCCCCTATGCTGTGCGATATCCGTGACATACACTGAGAGCGAACACGGGATTTCATTTTCAACTCTTCTCATGAGGAGACCCCCGAAGTTAACACCCCGATGAAACCAGCAAAAGCTTTAACGAAACTAATCCCTcagccacccctcctcccccctccatccCTTGTTTATCTGTGcacggagtaatccagtcagttcaTAACTCCTTGTCCCGGTGAAGCACTAAGCAGAGAAATCTTGGCAGAGCTGTATTCAGTGACACTGTACCGTACGAACCAGGCATCGGCTTTAGAATATTTACAAACTGAGCTGCAGCACTGCtagcaaataaagcagaggcaAAGCTCACAGTGCTGtcgctgtgtgtctccctctctctctctctctcctacacaTTCCACGTGAgaactgcctacaccacactcagaTCGGAGGTGTTCTGGGTTAGCAGTAGAGGTGGGATTTGGGTAAATAATTATCAGCATGTCAGTCACTTCAGACTCCTCATGTCTGGCTAAGGCTCTAAATTACCCAGGCTTTGGCAAATGCTGTTCCTCCATCCACAAGTCTCAAGCTGTTCCATAGTCTGCCTGTCAGTGCAATCTGTTCTCTCCTGTGCATCATTAAAAGGGCAATGGAGCTGTGCTTTCGGTTCTCTTAATTCAATTACTACTTATTAGATTCTGGTTTGCCTGTCCCGTCATCATCATTTTCCCAAATGAATCACCTAGGATAATATATCATCAAACATGTTGCAATATGATGAACCGTACCTTCTTTTAGGAGTGAGCCCTTGGCATATTGGTCACATTCCTGCCTCTTGCATTAGAAGGTGAAGGGTTTGAACCCTGGTCCAGACAGCCCAGTGAGTGGAGACCAGAACATGACCTTTAAATACTGGGTTGACATCCAGTGAGGTACTGAGGTCCGGACAGAGTGACCACTGGCTCAGTGGTAGTATTTCCATCTCTGAGTCTGAGGGGTTGAGTTCTGGTGCCTCTCCAGATAGCCCTCAGCGAGTGGAGATCAGAGCACTAACTCCGAATACTGGATTAGCACCCAATGAGGGTGTGTCTGATGGGTGTGACTGACCCCAACTCCCGCCCCTCAACTTGCCATTGTGAATAGAAGGCGGGGCTCCTTGGCTGCAGAATCTCATGTGTAAAACTTGAGTAAAGATCTGCCCTAGGGTGGAATACAACAGGGGGACCTTCTCTTTACCTCTACTCCCTCCTTATTATTTTTGTCAATTTGCTACTGGATGAAGTAACTGGGGTAGAATTTCATAGACACTATCTCTCACTCAGCTGATTCATCCTGGGTGTATGTTGTCAAGCTTTCCAACCTGTAGACAAAATAGCCAAGTTCAATGCAACTGTTATCCAATGCCCATACTTCAGGTATGGGGTGTTTGTTAGTGATCAAGAGCAGGGAAAATGGACCAGTTTCTCTCTCCCTACCCCATGAGACTGAGGCCAACCGTGGTGCCCCAACTGCTGCTGTAGTTGAGCTCAGTTAACTCAGCACTGACACACCTGGGGCCTGACTTCATCTGCATGGCTCAGTCACTCAGAGTGTAAACCCCTGGCAATCCACAGTCACCTATACTGGGAGTGTGTTCTAACTGGAATAAACTATCTAAGATCCTTGAATATGGTGTAAAATTTTAATGTAATGTAATGTGCTAATAGAATAGCCAATTGACCTCAGCACCTTGGCTACAGAGCAATAAACAGAAGGCAGGTTTAACTCCCTCAATCGTTAGCCAGTGACTCTAGCTTGAAAGCGGCTGGAGGTTGCGAGCAGAACAGCTCTGGGCTCTGATGCCCCCCACAGTTGAATATCTCAGCAATGCTCACTGCTTTGGACCACACAGGGTGAATGGGTTAATTGGGCGAGGCAGATTGAGGTAGCCGGTGCTTGGGGAATCAAACCCAAGTACGGCTGAGTGTCTCCGGAGTAACTTTCCTACTGTTTTCTAGTTTGGAAAACCAGGAAACCAGCATCGTGATACGGGATCCATTTTATTTTCCATGAATGGCGTAACTCAGCTCACGGACAGTAGTCTCCCAAAAGAACCCAGATTAAACAGATGCCAGTGAGTGAATTTCACAGCCTGTGTGAAGAcgtttctcctgccctctgttctaaatctctttaGTACTAATTGATATTAAATTGACAATGTCATTCAGATAGGCCACAGAATTGCTAAGGTAGGGAAACGGAAATGTCACCCTGGTGCATTAGGAGGTATCTGAGGCTTTACTCAGCATCTAATGCACTTCAAGAGATCACAGGTTATATTAAGCGTTCCATTTCTCGGCTCAAGCATAATGAACATAAAATTCTCAGGAATGGTTTAATccacccacacacccctccccccccccccccccccccccccccaccaatgcacTTCTCACACATACAtagacacacatacccacacaatcTCCCAGGTGCACATAGATTCATAAAGACACACATCcataaagacacacacagatacacacctaCACAGCCACAGatacaaactcacacagacacacaatgatacacgctcacacagatacacccacacaggcacacacagactcacaaagaTACACACCCACAGAGACACACAAAGATTCACTCACATATTCACACAGACCCACAGGGAAACACACAATCACACAAATACatatccacacactcacacagacctaCACAGATGCAGACACATAGACCCACATAGACCTTCACAGTCACACAGATGTATACCTACACAGGCAACACAGACccccacagatacaaacacacacaaacgcacagccACACAGACATAGAAACAGAAAGGTACACTAAGATCCAAACAGATATGCAGTTATTTCCTAGCTGTAGATCTGCAATCTTGGGTTCCAGATCATTCTTCATGCTTTATTGAAGTGCACGCTTCTGTAAGTCTG containing:
- the LOC137375788 gene encoding protein INSYN2B-like isoform X5 → MGRKESNYLEPLRCNRAPLQNPKARSLVLKREGQDTADFVRQVHQHKSKVQQVHFKEECMSNMRERTEGKTTLKGKAQTSRPRGLANCSLVITKPQGVLKSIAIQTSPSLRKHLPKFKGKLKNTTRLGKGSMSMESVKATGVNLTGNGLASEVTDTATQSKQTESGQTQEKGTKRPTRSSPQPSIYSLVKRKPLLQTSDPKLQDTLQEVAASRNCPDMSTGAHNSEKSMVSGNPSDTGHPHSKEGASPPENIQCRTRAHPNCSSLHKLDPASILQSTAAETRGSCHCKKEVWLDYSELSPDCTGNSDQMGTDVSKLQLCSLSDVKAGLSGTESSSKTIRNHTASCNMEIKSQTSKRIKEINQIHLTQRDLCDLQGRMQFIEDTLQSNEHKIKVLLNVIQDMEKTKALNEGRNFYRTGQDLSNCSMCQNTACIIYRRLDIWKKRCREPCITSSLEGLLNQMPIRHLSGQWHAFHRIKDPVGTSPALGALLANQRPVPLPLSSATSEAVAAARGAPTRCPGTARDPV
- the LOC137375788 gene encoding protein INSYN2B-like isoform X8 — translated: MGRKESNYLEPLRCNRAPLQNPKARSLVLKREGQDTADFVRQVHQHKSKVQQVHFKEECMSNMRERTEGKTTLKGKAQTSRPRGLANCSLVITKPQGVLKSIAIQTSPSLRKHLPKFKGKLKNTTRLGKGSMSMESVKATGVNLTGNGLASEVTDTATQSKQTESGQTQEKGTKRPTRSSPQPSIYSLVKRKPLLQTSDPKLQDTLQEVAASRNCPDMSTGAHNSEKSMVSGNPSDTGHPHSKEGASPPENIQCRTRAHPNCSSLHKLDPASILQSTAAETRGSCHCKKEVWLDYSELSPDCTGNSDQMGTDVSKLQLCSLSDVKAGLSGTESSSKTIRNHTASCNMEIKSQTSKRIKEINQIHLTQRDLCDLQGRMQFIEDTLQSNEHKIKVLLNVIQDMEKTKALNEGRNFYRTGQDLSNCSMCQNTACIIYRLIDI
- the LOC137375788 gene encoding protein INSYN2B-like isoform X7, whose product is MGRKESNYLEPLRCNRAPLQNPKARSLVLKREGQDTADFVRQVHQHKSKVQQVHFKEECMSNMRERTEGKTTLKGKAQTSRPRGLANCSLVITKPQGVLKSIAIQTSPSLRKHLPKFKGKLKNTTRLGKGSMSMESVKATGVNLTGNGLASEVTDTATQSKQTESGQTQEKGTKRPTRSSPQPSIYSLVKRKPLLQTSDPKLQDTLQEVAASRNCPDMSTGAHNSEKSMVSGNPSDTGHPHSKEGASPPENIQCRTRAHPNCSSLHKLDPASILQSTAAETRGSCHCKKEVWLDYSELSPDCTGNSDQMGTDVSKLQLCSLSDVKAGLSGTESSSKTIRNHTASCNMEIKSQTSKRIKEINQIHLTQRDLCDLQGRMQFIEDTLQSNEHKIKVLLNVIQDMEKTKALNEGRNFYRTGQDLSNCSMCQNTACIIYSRKHKKNSGKNGEPRV
- the LOC137375788 gene encoding protein INSYN2B-like isoform X9 produces the protein MGRKESNYLEPLRCNRAPLQNPKARSLVLKREGQDTADFVRQVHQHKSKVQQVHFKEECMSNMRERTEGKTTLKGKAQTSRPRGLANCSLVITKPQGVLKSIAIQTSPSLRKHLPKFKGKLKNTTRLGKGSMSMESVKATGVNLTGNGLASEVTDTATQSKQTESGQTQEKGTKRPTRSSPQPSIYSLVKRKPLLQTSDPKLQDTLQEVAASRNCPDMSTGAHNSEKSMVSGNPSDTGHPHSKEGASPPENIQCRTRAHPNCSSLHKLDPASILQSTAAETRGSCHCKKEVWLDYSELSPDCTGNSDQMGTDVSKLQLCSLSDVKAGLSGTESSSKTIRNHTASCNMEIKSQTSKRIKEINQIHLTQRDLCDLQGRMQFIEDTLQSNEHKIKVLLNVIQDMEKTKALNEGRNFYRTGQDLSNCSMCQNTACIIYRI